TAATAGGCAATCCAAAACAACTAAATCAAGCCTAAATACTACCATTTCATAGGTGGGAGGAAGCATTGGCGAGGGGAAGGAGCAAGTCAATCGGCTAGATAGCTCAACTTGGAGAAATTTTAGTAAGTTCTTTAAAGGTAACGTgtaaaattattatgtttgaaatataaatatttcatGCAGGAGTGGTTCGGCAAATGGACtgttaaaattatgaatttaggaGTTAAAAATACAtgctgatttttatttttattttaccgaAATGTTGCTGTTAGAAGAGATGTAAATGTGAGAAGTATATGCACGGGTTGACTGCTGAATGTATTTTGTTTCAGCATGCGACTTGTATAACTGGTCTGCTGCTTTGGtgttaaaggaaaataaaatattagtggtTAAATGTTAAACTTGGCCACTGTTTTAAAGTTGAATAAGTCATACTGTAATTGTAACATATGTTATGCTACTAAATTAATTGAGAGTAAAGTGTCAAATTTACTATCCAATGCACTGTCATTTGTGCTGATTTTCTTCATTAAGTTCTGCTGTCCGAATCTGTTGTTGATATCAAATTATATGCAATGCACTATGAGATTGTATATGCATGTAAATTTGGTTTTTTTGGAGGTTTGGATGGGTTGTATGGAGATTGAATATATTGTTGGAGACCAGATGTTGCAGTGATTATTCATTTAAATGTAAAGCAATGAGTTTACTGAATTTATAATGCGAGACCAGTTATATTAAATGGTTGATATGTAGACACTTATATGTTTGTTCCACATTAAAAACACTACTTTAGGTTCAAcattttttgatgttttattgtcATTTTTGGGACCTTATTTGCAGTACTTTAGGTACATCAAGAACAGGTCGTTCCAGAATATATATTTTCAGTTCAgatactgttttttttttttttttttatgagtaTGAAACTAACTTATTTATGATCAGTGACTCTAATGGCacatatttgtgtatatatatatttgaaaaattcctttaaaaatttcgaACCTAAGACAAGCCTCTTACCACCATTCTGTCCCAGCCTCCTCTTTCTCTTGTCGCGTTCAAGTTTCCAACAGACTAGGAAATTTATTAAGGTAGTTTTTCAAACCCTAAACCTAATTTGAAGATTTTGAGTGAAGAGATTTTTAATTATCTGATCTCTGTCTCTGCtgctatattttattttttgttttctatcCTACTGCTCGTTATTCCGTCTGTTTACTTCGTTGAGaaggagaatttttttttaaagctaTCAGTTTAGTGGCAATAGCGGATTTGCGGTCGCCACTGTGAATTAGCGGCTGCATCACCGCTATTTGAAACTCTGACTTGCTATTAATTTTGGATATTTATTGCAGCTTCAAATGGAAGGATTAAGCGTAGCAGATGctaatttggtgatgtatttacACCCATCAAAGAGTAGGAACGTGTCTCAGTCGATTCTCCGTGAGCTTGGCTCTTTGCTATTCAAGTTAGTTCTTTTACTttcacttaaatttaatttttcatataactcAAAACTCctgtttttgtttattattttttcttcacCAAAAGCTGTTTTGTGTTGATATTGCTTTTGATTTAAATAAAGTATACCTTAATTTTGTTTGGTCTGTTTTCTAGTTTAGCTGAAAATTGAACTTCTGATGATGAAGCAAATGATACTGTGGCTCTTTTTAAACAAATGGAGAAGTTTATTACTGTTGAGAATATAAGCTTTTAAACAGGCTGAATTTAACTGCAATGTCTGGATCTAGTAGTGTGATTCTTTTGACTCCGTTGGGATCAATACTAAATCAATAGGTTTTGTAATGATGCACTTCACTTGTAATGTTGATTATAAGAATGAAATTATGTGCGAATATTTGCTTCCTTTTATCCTGTTATAATATGAAGTGGTTCTGTTCTTGCAGGTTCAATGAAACATTTGATGGTGTTTTATTGGCCTATGATGTCAATATTCTGGATAAACAGGCGAAAATTCTTTCCGGTGTTCATCCTTATTTTGGTCTTAGACTAAAAGCAAATCTCCTACTTTTTTCACCAAAGCCAGATATGCTCTTAGGTACCATTTTTTCATGATATTTCAggttatttatttagttttttttttcttgtagtGGATATCACACTGCCGGTATGTATTTATGGATCTGCATGCCTAAGATGTTGTCTAAACTAATTTTCTTTGCCACATTCAGAGGGGAAGGTAGTGAAGCTTTCTCAAGAatctattcatgttattgttctCGGTTTCTCGTCTGCCATCATAACAGCTGAAAACATTCGTGGAGAATTTAAATATAGAACCGTAACACTTTTCTACcttgttcttaatttttttattttctttgtgtgTTGGGTATGTGTATATGGCAAGAGACTACATGTATTACTGTAGTAACTTTAGTGTCTTATTGTATCATAGAAAGACAAAGAGGAACTATTTGCCAGCAAATCTCACAAGCGACATGTCATAAAGGTTGGAACCATGATCCGATTTTTAGTCAAGAGGTGACAATTTCCTTTCAAAAGAaactatccttttaattttaggaATGGAATATGTTTTTCATTGTTGTACTGTTCTGGTTACCATCAATAGTTAATTGTAAGCTGGAGAGAAATggtattctttatggttactagGGTTATTTTCTTCTACCATCTAAAATTGTAAATTGAGATTGCGGAGAAGTTTATTTGCCCTGcttattgataatatatatatttataatctaGATTTTCATTATGCCTATTGATATCTTGCCTCCGTACTTTTGTGATTtcctttgtttaatttttaatccaTTACGAACCAGTGGATCATATAATCTTGTTGCTTCTTTGTACCTCGGTTCTGCATGCTTTTCCACTCAATAATGCTTCATTGTGGTTCATCAAGTCAAGTTGATATGTATTGGAGATTTACAACTTATTTGAAGTTATGATTtcttgtgtttttatttttccctcggaGAAAGGGAAGGTGCGGTGGTTAATGACATGTTCATCACATGGTTTTTTACACTGATTCTTTTATTGCAGTTTTGATGAGGAAATACTTCATATTATTGGATCTCTGATATCAGCTCACACAGGAAGCATTCGTTGGTTGGATAGACATTTGGAGGAAGATTCAGAATTTGATAGGTCTTTTAGTAAACTCAAAAGTTTTATATAGCAACCTTTCTGTATTTCAACTTgcgaaagttttaatttaaatgttGTATAATCCTATAGGAGTTCTATGAAGAGTAGAGATAGAGAATGGCTTGGGGATAAAACTGTTGATGAGGGAGCAACTCCCATGAGCTACgataatcatattaaaatgtcGAAAAAGCGTAGAATCACAGAATGATGGTGATGATTGCTTCAAATTACTAATTATATAAGGAGATTTCTTGTTGTCAGGTAATTCATTGACCAATTCTTGTGCTCACCATGAGTACTGCTAATCTTTTATTAGTGTTGAAGTCTTCTCCTAAATAACTTTTACATCCTCTGTTAGAGTAATCAAACTTGTGAACTGTTGGTAGTATTGATGAGTTAT
This window of the Gossypium hirsutum isolate 1008001.06 chromosome A09, Gossypium_hirsutum_v2.1, whole genome shotgun sequence genome carries:
- the LOC107888576 gene encoding uncharacterized protein isoform X2: MEGLSVADANLVMYLHPSKSRNVSQSILRELGSLLFKFNETFDGVLLAYDVNILDKQAKILSGVHPYFGLRLKANLLLFSPKPDMLLEGKVVKLSQESIHVIVLGFSSAIITAENIRGEFKYRTKDKEELFASKSHKRHVIKVGTMIRFLVKR
- the LOC107888576 gene encoding uncharacterized protein isoform X1, which codes for MEGLSVADANLVMYLHPSKSRNVSQSILRELGSLLFKFNETFDGVLLAYDVNILDKQAKILSGVHPYFGLRLKANLLLFSPKPDMLLEGKVVKLSQESIHVIVLGFSSAIITAENIRGEFKYRTKDKEELFASKSHKRHVIKVGTMIRFLVKSFDEEILHIIGSLISAHTGSIRWLDRHLEEDSEFDRSSMKSRDREWLGDKTVDEGATPMSYDNHIKMSKKRRITE
- the LOC107888576 gene encoding uncharacterized protein isoform X3: MEGLSVADANLVMYLHPSKSRNVSQSILRELGSLLFKFNETFDGVLLAYDVNILDKQAKILSGVHPYFGLRLKANLLLFSPKPDMLLEGKVVKLSQESIHVIVLGFSSAIITAENIRGEFKYRTKDKEELFASKSHKRHVIKF